The Streptomyces sp. NBC_00224 genome contains the following window.
AGCCCTCCGCGTCCAGGCCCGGCACCTCGCCGCGCACGGTGAGGTGGACGCCGGTGATGCCCTCGCCCGGCTGGAACGTCACGTCGGCCTTGGTCTCCAGCCGGGTGGGCGGGTTGCCGGCGCCGGCCAGAGCGTGCGAGAGGGCCATGGAGAAGCAGCTGGAGTGGGCCGCCGCGATGAGCTCCTCCGGGCTGGTCTTGCCGTTGGCCTGCTCGGCGCGGGCCGGCCAGCTGACCGGCTGCGAACCGATGCCGGACGAGTCGAAGGTGACGGTCCCCGAGCCCTTGAGGAGCTCGCCTTCCCAGACCGTGTGCGCCGTACGCGTGGTGGCCATGATGTATCCCTTCTGATGGCTAAGGGGGTTTACGGCCCCCTGTGCGCCAAACCTACTGCTCCACAAGCCCCTTCGCGTCACGAGCGAGGGCGGTGAGCCGGGAGATGGCCCGGAAGTACTTCTTCCGGTAACCGCCGTTCAGCATCTCGTCACTGAACAGCCGGTCGAAGGGGGCCCCGGATGCCAGCACCGGCACCTCGCGGTCGTAGAGCCGGTCGGCCAGGACCACGAGCCGCAGCGCGGTCGACTGGTCGGGAACCGGCTGCACATCGGTGAGGCACACCGCCGTCACGCCGTCGGTGAGCGCCCCGTACCGGCTGGGGTGGACCCGCGACAGATGGCCGAGCAGCCCGGGGAAGTCGTCGAGCGCCGCGCCCTCGGTCGCGTACGCGGCCTTGGCGACCTGCTCGTCCGAGTACGGCGCCGGAGCCTCGGGCAGCCCCCGGTGACGGTAGTCCTCGCCGTCGATCCGCAGCGGGCGGAAGTGCGCCGACAGGCCCTGGATCTCGCGCAGGAAGTCGACGGCCGCGAACCGGCCCTCGCCCAGCTTGCCGGGCAGCGTGTTGGAGGTCGCGGCCAGCGCCACGCCCTGCTCCACCAGCTTGCCGAGCAGCGACGACACCAGGACCGTGTCGCCCGGGTCGTCCAGCTCGAACTCGTCGATGCAGAGCAGCCGGTGCCCGCTCAGGGTGCGCACGGTCTGCTGGAAGCCCAGCGCGCCGACCAGGTTCGTCAGCTCCACGAAGGTGCCGAACGCTTTGAGCGCGGGCTCGGCCGGGGTGGCGTGCCACAGCGAGGCGAGCAGATGGGTCTTGCCCACCCCGTACCCGCCGTCCAGGTAGACCCCGCGCGGCGCGGCGGGTGCGGCGGGCTTCCTGGCGAACCACTTGCGGCGCCCGCTCCCGGTGGCGTGCGCCCCGCCCAGACTGGCCGCGAAGGAGCCGAGCACCTTGACGGCCTCGCTCTGGCTCGGCTGGTTCGGGTCCGGTACGTACGTCTCGAAGCGGACCGAGTCGAACCGCGGCGGCGGCACCATCTCGGCCACGAGACGGTCGGCGGGGACATGCGGCTCGCGCGCGCAGAGCGACAGCGGGGCCGCTTCGGTTATGGGACTGGTCGACACAGTTCCCCACTGTAAGCGCCGTGTAAGACTGCACGGATGCGACGCCTGTTCCCTGTGACCGACCAGACATCCGCCTCCGACCAGGGCGAGTGGTCG
Protein-coding sequences here:
- a CDS encoding OsmC family protein gives rise to the protein MATTRTAHTVWEGELLKGSGTVTFDSSGIGSQPVSWPARAEQANGKTSPEELIAAAHSSCFSMALSHALAGAGNPPTRLETKADVTFQPGEGITGVHLTVRGEVPGLDAEGFASAAEDAKKNCPVSQALTGTTITLTAELA
- the zapE gene encoding cell division protein ZapE, with the translated sequence MSTSPITEAAPLSLCAREPHVPADRLVAEMVPPPRFDSVRFETYVPDPNQPSQSEAVKVLGSFAASLGGAHATGSGRRKWFARKPAAPAAPRGVYLDGGYGVGKTHLLASLWHATPAEPALKAFGTFVELTNLVGALGFQQTVRTLSGHRLLCIDEFELDDPGDTVLVSSLLGKLVEQGVALAATSNTLPGKLGEGRFAAVDFLREIQGLSAHFRPLRIDGEDYRHRGLPEAPAPYSDEQVAKAAYATEGAALDDFPGLLGHLSRVHPSRYGALTDGVTAVCLTDVQPVPDQSTALRLVVLADRLYDREVPVLASGAPFDRLFSDEMLNGGYRKKYFRAISRLTALARDAKGLVEQ